A single Mesomycoplasma ovipneumoniae DNA region contains:
- a CDS encoding site-specific DNA-methyltransferase: MWLTEAKRVLKDDGTIYIFMGMRYISYIYSILEKELNMHFNSWITWFYTQGIGKTKGFSPRHDDILMFTKHKSKFTFNLDDIRVPQKFYRSINNMRGSNPGNVWQFSHMHYCNKNRKKHPTQKPEALYERMILASSNENDIVLDPFVGSGTMLRVCQQTNRRGIGIEINEEYVQMCKERLEEDFTGFDSEDERIKRVPNDLNDSSIRKKYLENHKKWFLKNHQNLIKKFEDEVNEKYFHKKDD; the protein is encoded by the coding sequence GTGTGGCTTACCGAAGCAAAAAGAGTACTAAAAGATGATGGAACTATATATATTTTTATGGGTATGAGATATATATCATATATTTATAGCATACTTGAAAAAGAGTTGAATATGCATTTTAATTCTTGGATAACTTGGTTTTATACACAAGGAATAGGGAAAACAAAAGGGTTTTCTCCTAGACACGATGATATACTAATGTTTACCAAGCATAAAAGTAAATTTACCTTTAACTTAGATGATATAAGAGTTCCACAAAAATTTTACCGTTCAATAAATAATATGAGGGGTTCAAATCCGGGAAATGTATGGCAATTTTCTCATATGCATTATTGTAATAAGAATAGAAAAAAACATCCCACACAAAAACCAGAAGCCTTGTATGAAAGAATGATTTTAGCTTCATCGAATGAAAATGATATTGTACTTGACCCATTTGTTGGTAGCGGAACAATGCTTAGAGTTTGCCAGCAAACTAATAGACGAGGTATAGGTATAGAAATTAATGAAGAGTATGTTCAAATGTGTAAGGAAAGATTAGAAGAAGATTTTACAGGTTTTGATAGTGAAGATGAAAGAATCAAAAGGGTGCCTAACGATTTAAATGATTCTAGTATTAGAAAAAAATATCTTGAAAATCACAAAAAATGGTTTTTAAAAAATCATCAAAACTTAATAAAGAAATTTGAAGATGAAGTAAATGAAAAATACTTTCATAAAAAAGACGATTAG
- a CDS encoding IS1634 family transposase, whose protein sequence is MKKQNLFLFSVWGSSKDKPYKYVGWTQGYSKGPKRWFSLGNERNLEKINPNAVQIIKEKLKLFSNLDDKDKVKAILLDSIKNSAIIEGSVFVGGELIEKLIEKHNIFESLPKSRHKNMKEIFNYLISKRITDPGSIINAFDKKDDYSNQINASKNSFYRLLDLVFESQNQLLNSVNKMVTSELGKRDSEFYFDSSTIYFETFERNGLRIPGYSKDAKFKEDQIVIGLACDKNGIPFHIKVFKGNTGDSSTLIPFVLDVESKYNIKNMTIIADRGMSTAANIRFLESRNYNFIISYRAKVGTQKFKNYLLDPRDYVDVNADFKYKKEEFYSSYKNKRYTENIRRRIITYSTKRAIKDRKAREEQIESFIKKQNKDGFIEVNKLFGKKPKYFKEISNMKFELDQSKIDKDKQFDGYYVYETNILNLNVLDIVEKYQKQWNIEANFRSLKGLLNIRPVFLRIDEHILAHTLLCFISLVILKTIIFKINKHISDNKLFENNQLTEVGLVTMLQKLRQRVEFNTLDQQITFKNRDGVPSDPNIWNRYDFYFDILINH, encoded by the coding sequence ATGAAAAAACAAAATTTGTTTTTATTTAGTGTTTGAGGATCTTCAAAAGATAAACCATATAAATATGTTGGCTGAACACAAGGTTATTCCAAAGGTCCAAAACGTTGATTTAGTTTAGGAAATGAGCGGAATTTGGAAAAAATTAATCCAAATGCTGTTCAAATTATCAAAGAAAAATTGAAATTGTTTTCAAATTTAGATGACAAAGATAAAGTCAAGGCTATTTTACTTGATTCTATTAAAAATTCCGCAATAATCGAAGGTTCGGTTTTTGTTGGTGGGGAATTAATTGAAAAACTTATTGAAAAGCACAATATTTTTGAGTCACTTCCTAAAAGTAGACATAAAAATATGAAAGAAATTTTTAACTACTTAATTTCAAAACGGATCACTGATCCTGGCAGCATTATTAATGCTTTTGATAAAAAGGATGACTACTCAAATCAAATAAATGCTTCCAAAAATAGCTTTTATAGACTCCTAGATCTTGTCTTTGAGTCACAAAATCAACTTTTAAATAGTGTCAACAAAATGGTAACAAGCGAACTTGGAAAAAGGGACAGTGAATTTTATTTTGACTCATCAACAATCTATTTTGAGACATTTGAAAGAAATGGATTAAGAATTCCTGGCTATTCTAAAGATGCTAAATTCAAAGAAGACCAAATTGTCATTGGCTTAGCGTGTGATAAAAATGGTATTCCTTTTCATATTAAAGTTTTTAAAGGAAATACCGGCGATTCTAGTACATTAATCCCTTTTGTATTAGATGTTGAATCCAAATATAATATCAAAAATATGACAATAATCGCTGATCGCGGCATGTCAACTGCTGCAAATATTCGATTTCTTGAATCAAGAAACTATAATTTTATTATTTCATATCGTGCAAAGGTAGGGACTCAAAAATTCAAAAATTATTTACTAGATCCAAGGGATTATGTTGATGTAAATGCGGATTTTAAGTATAAAAAAGAAGAATTTTATTCATCTTATAAAAATAAAAGATACACTGAAAATATTAGAAGAAGAATTATTACTTACAGTACAAAAAGAGCGATAAAAGACAGAAAAGCTCGTGAAGAGCAAATCGAAAGTTTTATTAAAAAACAAAATAAAGACGGTTTTATTGAAGTAAACAAATTGTTTGGTAAAAAACCTAAATATTTTAAGGAAATTTCAAACATGAAATTTGAATTAGATCAAAGTAAAATTGACAAAGACAAACAATTTGATGGCTACTATGTTTATGAAACAAATATACTGAATTTAAATGTCTTAGATATAGTTGAAAAATACCAAAAACAGTGGAATATTGAAGCTAATTTTAGAAGTCTAAAAGGTTTGTTGAATATTCGGCCCGTATTTTTAAGAATTGACGAGCACATTCTAGCTCATACACTTTTGTGTTTTATCTCACTAGTTATTTTAAAAACTATAATATTTAAAATCAACAAACATATTAGTGATAACAAGTTATTTGAAAACAATCAATTAACTGAGGTTGGTTTAGTAACGATGTTGCAAAAATTAAGGCAAAGGGTTGAATTTAACACTTTAGATCAGCAAATAACATTTAAAAATCGAGATGGTGTTCCTAGTGATCCGAATATTTGAAATAGGTATGATTTTTACTTTGATATCTTAATAAATCACTAA
- a CDS encoding P110/LppT family adhesin N-terminal domain has translation MSEFDDKLANATNLNVNSEFNTTEFDSLVANLKLKSKFAKKLSASDALNLHFDTAYNFDLNNAIDFSQISQKYPDFNFRLVVPRSQSEVKIESNKIKNLAVNISNSSKSINYTASFDLDFSDQDKTLNFSAQNLSASISLLNQDSLEGKTATEIAILFYNEFKENFEKTKNSSSALFATFSKFGGISFNINSEPVFVFPSNFEIKPELQDEKLNFTNVDDVNNKIGLALSLFDKKTQKSSKLTLNFVDVPKKTDQKKSSELLKIFKKNYKFNSTISKHLVQNNLSVSEYFAQNPQNLNLEQFNSWFTSSSNENENETFLEDIKDLIPNFSPKSVTFSVKENKNDPKNSNIVNVGLNIEGNFSDETLLPLGLKLGENNTYTFNFELEFDANEEIYGAYFKNAIESFDQQGSQDIDNLSFEIKKNLPITVFASTIDDKIRPFLNRTYDIKDITTQLAPFFDALNFFATKSNKITQTPIVSNTEQDADSSDASTTVDTNVSALPTLFQDTEEPTPAPSPTPPSDQSLGDYLRKLLGNLEKSNLPEGTSISISANHQDETYEINLKIKTPNGIERNLTVEVDDVNKDNKLYKSFSDTVKTHLFLDWKTNIETEEQYLEDGQKQQVLKSISAVNNPNLRFNANEAPSKISKEKVHIDEQEQGIYLAEGGISLHKTVNNNTDLKLKDGTSLLYAFKPSKLPQIDVLQYFLLKTGEQENDFNLVIEKEFLVQGVFKIGAEFAPKPNPKPGHSINFNNKKTGFQSTYNGKLELKLGKSSEETIEPSLELDPKNRLSILQDFLNNSESTIILRVDIEKKDSKSVMNMKFYSSESDDAKKPIFTWSRDIPEGAKLNFEKGFTFGTTKSQLQEQIDNLPLRTSETGITFKGFVLFDTPQSEEEYNKLFEKFRSEYV, from the coding sequence TTATCGGAATTTGACGATAAACTAGCAAATGCTACAAATTTAAACGTTAATTCAGAATTTAACACGACTGAATTTGATAGTTTAGTTGCTAACTTAAAACTTAAGTCAAAATTTGCTAAAAAATTAAGCGCTTCTGATGCACTAAATTTGCATTTTGATACTGCATATAATTTTGACTTAAATAATGCAATTGATTTTAGCCAAATTAGTCAAAAATATCCAGATTTCAATTTCAGATTGGTTGTTCCAAGGAGTCAATCAGAAGTAAAAATTGAGTCAAATAAAATAAAAAATCTTGCTGTTAATATTTCAAATTCAAGTAAAAGTATAAATTATACAGCAAGTTTTGACTTAGATTTTTCAGATCAAGATAAAACCTTGAATTTTTCAGCTCAAAATTTGAGTGCATCAATTAGTCTTCTAAATCAAGATTCTTTAGAAGGAAAAACCGCTACCGAAATTGCTATTTTGTTTTATAATGAATTTAAGGAAAATTTTGAAAAAACAAAAAATTCAAGTTCAGCACTGTTTGCAACATTTTCTAAATTTGGCGGAATTTCGTTCAACATAAATTCTGAGCCGGTTTTTGTTTTTCCTTCCAATTTTGAAATAAAACCCGAATTGCAAGATGAAAAATTAAATTTTACAAATGTTGATGATGTTAATAATAAAATTGGCTTAGCATTAAGTTTATTTGATAAAAAAACACAAAAAAGTAGCAAATTAACACTTAATTTTGTTGATGTACCTAAGAAAACAGATCAAAAAAAATCTTCTGAATTATTAAAAATTTTTAAAAAAAATTATAAATTTAACTCAACTATTTCTAAACATTTAGTGCAAAACAATCTTAGTGTATCAGAATATTTTGCCCAAAATCCTCAAAATTTAAATCTTGAGCAGTTTAATTCTTGATTTACTTCAAGTTCAAATGAAAATGAAAATGAAACATTTCTAGAAGATATTAAAGATTTAATCCCTAATTTTAGCCCAAAAAGTGTCACTTTTTCAGTAAAAGAAAACAAAAATGACCCTAAAAATTCTAATATTGTCAATGTTGGACTAAATATTGAAGGTAATTTTAGTGATGAAACATTACTTCCTTTAGGTCTAAAACTTGGCGAAAATAATACCTATACTTTCAATTTTGAACTAGAATTTGATGCAAACGAGGAAATTTATGGCGCATATTTTAAAAACGCAATCGAGAGTTTTGACCAACAAGGATCACAAGATATTGACAATTTAAGCTTTGAAATCAAGAAAAATTTGCCAATTACAGTTTTTGCTTCAACAATTGATGATAAAATCAGACCTTTTTTAAATAGAACTTACGATATAAAAGATATAACAACCCAGCTAGCCCCTTTTTTCGATGCTCTTAATTTTTTTGCAACAAAAAGTAACAAAATTACTCAAACCCCAATAGTTTCAAACACTGAACAGGACGCTGATAGCTCAGATGCTTCTACAACTGTTGATACAAATGTTAGTGCTTTACCGACCTTATTCCAAGATACAGAAGAACCAACTCCTGCCCCTTCTCCAACCCCTCCAAGTGATCAATCTTTAGGTGATTACCTAAGAAAACTTCTTGGAAATCTTGAAAAATCTAATCTTCCTGAGGGCACTTCTATTTCTATTTCTGCAAATCATCAAGATGAAACCTATGAAATAAATCTTAAGATTAAAACTCCTAATGGAATTGAAAGAAATTTAACAGTTGAAGTTGATGATGTAAATAAAGATAATAAACTTTATAAATCTTTTTCTGATACCGTAAAAACACACCTATTTTTAGATTGAAAAACTAATATTGAAACAGAAGAACAATATTTAGAAGATGGCCAAAAACAGCAAGTTTTAAAATCAATTTCAGCTGTTAATAATCCAAATTTAAGGTTTAATGCAAACGAAGCGCCTTCAAAAATATCAAAAGAAAAAGTACATATAGATGAACAGGAACAAGGCATTTATCTAGCTGAAGGTGGCATTTCCTTGCACAAAACTGTAAATAACAATACAGATCTAAAATTAAAAGACGGCACTTCCTTGCTTTATGCTTTTAAACCAAGTAAATTACCTCAGATAGATGTTCTTCAATATTTTTTACTAAAAACAGGTGAACAAGAAAATGATTTTAACTTAGTTATTGAAAAGGAATTCCTTGTCCAAGGTGTTTTTAAAATTGGTGCTGAATTTGCTCCTAAACCTAACCCCAAGCCCGGGCATAGTATAAATTTTAACAACAAAAAAACAGGATTTCAATCAACATATAATGGTAAATTAGAATTAAAATTAGGAAAAAGTAGTGAAGAAACCATTGAACCTAGCTTGGAACTTGATCCAAAAAATCGTCTCTCAATACTTCAAGATTTTCTTAATAATTCTGAATCCACTATTATTTTACGTGTAGATATTGAAAAAAAAGATAGCAAATCTGTTATGAATATGAAGTTTTATTCTAGTGAATCTGATGATGCTAAAAAACCGATTTTTACCTGAAGCCGCGATATACCAGAAGGTGCAAAATTAAATTTTGAAAAAGGTTTTACTTTTGGAACTACCAAATCACAACTTCAAGAACAAATTGACAATCTACCTTTAAGAACATCTGAAACTGGAATCACCTTTAAAGGTTTTGTTTTATTTGACACACCTCAAAGTGAAGAAGAATATAATAAACTTTTTGAAAAATTTAGATCCGAATATGTATAA
- a CDS encoding DNA methyltransferase, with translation MRNAIEELKKIESKSINLIVTDPPYNLNKDYGNNKDNLEFEEYLEFLRQCGLPKQKEY, from the coding sequence TTGCGAAACGCAATTGAAGAACTTAAAAAAATTGAATCTAAAAGTATTAATTTAATTGTCACAGATCCGCCATACAATTTGAATAAAGATTATGGAAATAATAAAGATAATTTGGAATTTGAAGAGTATTTAGAATTTTTAAGACAGTGTGGCTTACCGAAGCAAAAAGAGTACTAA
- a CDS encoding helix-turn-helix domain-containing protein, giving the protein MKLGNSGKTTKNPKLFKIISSNWETREYISLKNIERICEELNCKIEDVIKII; this is encoded by the coding sequence ATCAAACTGGGAAACTCGGGAAAAACCACGAAAAACCCGAAACTTTTTAAGATTATCTCATCAAACTGGGAAACTCGGGAATATATATCGCTTAAAAATATTGAAAGGATATGTGAAGAATTAAATTGTAAAATTGAAGATGTTATTAAAATTATTTAA
- a CDS encoding restriction endonuclease: MRYEDLEFKIPIESKEYEKDSKFVIEQIINILQERKNSGDDKIIINTNLKLGLSLENINKIAGPMIEVWANEVFVDIRNVRNNKYNLINVEVQERLGMADIILEFKKDNVKVLTGNIDVKATANDIVDSGKGPNITSFSRIRTAYVVDPDYMFIVLSIKHKVYSERNERTQLMDGIMEVVDFNAYDLKFIGDNDISYNPALGTGQIQIKDIHHVSFKRRTTWEMCQLLDKKYLHSSTRTFEDFYREAIKNKWIKI, translated from the coding sequence ATGAGATATGAAGATTTAGAGTTTAAAATTCCTATAGAGTCTAAGGAATATGAAAAAGATTCAAAATTTGTTATTGAACAAATAATAAATATATTACAAGAACGAAAAAATTCTGGTGATGATAAGATTATAATAAATACAAATTTAAAATTAGGACTATCATTAGAAAATATAAACAAAATTGCAGGTCCTATGATCGAAGTTTGGGCAAATGAGGTTTTTGTCGACATTAGAAATGTTCGAAATAATAAATACAATTTAATAAATGTAGAAGTGCAAGAAAGATTAGGAATGGCAGATATTATACTTGAGTTTAAGAAAGATAATGTTAAAGTTCTTACAGGAAATATTGATGTAAAGGCGACTGCGAATGATATTGTTGATAGTGGGAAAGGTCCTAATATTACTTCTTTTTCTAGGATTAGGACAGCTTATGTAGTTGATCCTGATTATATGTTTATAGTATTGTCGATTAAGCATAAAGTTTATTCAGAAAGAAATGAACGAACACAATTGATGGATGGCATTATGGAAGTTGTTGACTTTAATGCGTATGACTTAAAATTTATAGGAGATAATGACATAAGCTATAATCCAGCTCTAGGTACTGGTCAAATACAAATAAAAGATATTCATCATGTTAGTTTTAAAAGAAGAACTACTTGGGAAATGTGTCAATTATTAGATAAAAAATATTTACATAGTAGCACAAGAACATTTGAAGATTTCTATAGAGAGGCAATTAAAAATAAATGGATAAAAATTTAA
- a CDS encoding ABC transporter ATP-binding protein — translation MEKNKKLFELEDLNLDLNQIDLNKMVAKIGQQQEETKGAKIVLNNVSKKYEGNDKYTLEAIDLTIESGNFCIFLGPSGSGKTTLLRMIAGLNSITQGDLIFNGKRYNNLPPHQRNIAMVFQSYALYPHLNVYDNISFGLKIAKERRDIIDSKVKNVAQILKISDYLYSKPRDLSGGQRQRVAIGRAIARAPQVFLMDEPLSNLDAKLRESMRREIVNIHRMLKTTSIYVTHDQLEAMTMGNQIVVFNDGKIQQNGTGKELYFKPKNTFVATFIGSPTMNLFDCVVENNQIKAKKAPIWFEVDQKLANLLSQNQELQVGFRSEDIYLNQNQAQFDGIITNVELIGKDQLVAIKVSDQLELISNQNNIFEYFLDQKVKVSFNLERIHIFDAITKERIDLDN, via the coding sequence ATGGAAAAAAATAAAAAACTTTTTGAACTTGAAGATCTTAATTTAGATTTAAATCAAATTGATTTAAATAAAATGGTTGCAAAAATTGGCCAACAACAAGAAGAAACAAAAGGCGCCAAAATTGTTCTTAATAATGTCTCAAAAAAATATGAAGGTAATGACAAATATACACTCGAGGCAATTGATCTTACAATTGAAAGTGGTAATTTTTGCATCTTTTTAGGACCTTCAGGTTCAGGAAAAACAACGCTTTTAAGAATGATTGCCGGTCTAAATTCAATTACTCAAGGTGATTTAATTTTTAATGGCAAACGATACAATAACCTCCCGCCCCATCAGCGAAATATTGCAATGGTTTTCCAGTCTTATGCCCTTTATCCGCATTTGAATGTTTATGATAATATTTCTTTTGGACTCAAAATTGCAAAAGAAAGACGCGACATTATTGACTCAAAAGTAAAAAATGTTGCCCAAATTTTAAAAATCAGCGACTATCTATACTCAAAACCGCGTGATCTTTCTGGTGGTCAACGTCAAAGGGTTGCAATTGGACGGGCAATTGCTCGTGCACCGCAAGTTTTTTTAATGGACGAACCACTTTCAAATTTAGATGCAAAATTGCGTGAATCAATGCGCCGTGAAATTGTAAATATTCACAGAATGCTTAAAACTACAAGTATTTATGTAACTCATGATCAACTTGAGGCAATGACGATGGGAAACCAAATTGTAGTTTTTAATGACGGTAAAATTCAGCAAAATGGAACAGGAAAAGAATTATATTTTAAACCTAAAAATACTTTTGTTGCCACATTTATCGGTTCGCCAACAATGAATTTATTTGATTGTGTTGTTGAGAACAACCAAATAAAGGCAAAAAAGGCGCCAATTTGATTTGAAGTTGATCAAAAATTGGCAAATTTATTAAGTCAAAATCAAGAATTACAAGTCGGTTTTCGTTCAGAAGATATTTATCTAAACCAAAATCAAGCCCAATTTGACGGTATTATTACTAATGTTGAGCTAATTGGTAAAGATCAACTTGTTGCAATTAAAGTCAGCGATCAACTTGAATTAATTTCCAACCAGAACAATATTTTTGAATACTTTTTAGATCAAAAAGTTAAAGTTAGCTTTAATTTAGAAAGGATTCACATTTTTGATGCAATAACAAAGGAGCGAATTGATCTTGATAACTAA
- a CDS encoding IS3 family transposase, which produces MKQYKFTIQDKFKYIKIAESKGLKNAILAFAEEFREIYKNKSKSKKADKEWMLHIYANNLIRNWQKKFYNNDMKSLISTRGKIKSPRKPKKKYTINDLSENDREVYQEIIETVLRKYGVDPGIILEELKKRKQEQEKDKNKIENSTRICSVFKVNRTSIYEKIRVKKPPKKMIYDEDLLQWIRENFILNRKVKGRDILYNIYINQGNYVSTYVFQKHYEFLGLKSLAYKKQGKPAPKEKKFTRIWTEDHIKGEFSSENFGEKWFADIKFIKINNEWFYLHSIIETKSNYLLNFSISKTRFSEETINLVKQTIKKYNIKPKFFHSDHGVEYANYKFANFLKQNNIQQSMSPKGNALANRPIEYFYAVFQRELLNIEGENFENVAIAYQKISEFIDWYNNERPQSCLSYKTPSYYMR; this is translated from the coding sequence ATGAAACAATACAAATTCACAATTCAAGACAAATTTAAATACATCAAAATTGCCGAATCTAAAGGCTTAAAAAATGCAATTTTGGCTTTTGCAGAAGAATTTAGAGAAATTTACAAAAACAAATCTAAAAGTAAAAAAGCGGATAAAGAATGAATGTTGCATATATACGCTAATAATTTGATAAGAAATTGGCAAAAAAAGTTTTATAATAATGATATGAAAAGTTTAATTAGTACTCGTGGAAAAATCAAATCTCCACGCAAACCAAAAAAGAAATATACAATTAACGATCTTTCTGAAAACGATCGTGAAGTTTACCAAGAAATAATTGAAACTGTTCTTAGAAAATACGGGGTTGACCCCGGGATTATTCTTGAGGAGCTCAAAAAACGAAAACAAGAACAAGAAAAAGATAAAAACAAAATCGAAAATTCCACTAGAATTTGTAGCGTTTTTAAGGTTAATCGCACTTCTATTTATGAGAAAATTAGGGTGAAAAAACCACCAAAGAAAATGATTTATGATGAAGACTTACTTCAGTGAATTCGCGAAAATTTTATTTTAAATCGAAAGGTAAAAGGCCGAGACATCCTATATAATATTTACATAAATCAGGGAAATTATGTAAGCACGTACGTGTTTCAAAAACACTACGAATTTTTAGGATTAAAATCACTAGCTTATAAAAAGCAAGGAAAACCAGCACCAAAAGAGAAAAAGTTTACGCGAATTTGGACTGAAGATCATATCAAAGGTGAATTTAGCTCAGAAAATTTTGGTGAAAAATGGTTTGCTGATATTAAATTTATCAAAATTAACAACGAATGATTTTATCTACACTCAATTATTGAAACAAAATCCAATTACTTGCTCAATTTTTCAATTTCTAAAACAAGATTTTCAGAAGAAACTATAAACTTAGTAAAACAAACAATCAAAAAGTACAATATTAAACCAAAATTTTTCCATTCAGATCATGGCGTGGAATATGCGAACTACAAATTTGCTAATTTTTTAAAACAAAACAATATCCAACAATCAATGTCGCCAAAAGGCAATGCCCTTGCAAACCGCCCTATTGAATATTTTTATGCAGTTTTTCAACGAGAATTGCTTAATATTGAGGGCGAAAATTTTGAAAATGTGGCTATTGCTTATCAAAAAATAAGTGAATTTATTGATTGGTATAACAATGAAAGGCCTCAAAGTTGCTTATCATATAAAACTCCAAGTTATTATATGAGGTAA
- a CDS encoding restriction endonuclease subunit S: MYPVYSSQTENHGILGYYNEFLAQGKIIFSTHGNPGSARFIQEKFFATSNCGILTSKKYPESTFFAIQFEKNSKKFISKSTIPHLISSNVLKIEIKFTPDITEQQKISQLFETFENLLNKLEKKIHLLKDLKNSLTKKMFTDLSSNFPSIRFKGLSQPWKTEQISDLFQTYKNKNSNNLKLISYSVSNKLGFVSQKELFKKGGKAVFANKDNSQIITKNSFAFNPSRIQVGSLALYKNSIPGLISPMYEVFRLKKDYNSDYFLIWFKTEIFKKLMLKSTNKSVRHIFRLNEIENYFIKVADTFEQEKIWKLFETFDSLIAAYEQKAQYFKNLKTSFITKMFVY, from the coding sequence ATCTATCCGGTTTACTCATCACAAACAGAAAATCACGGGATTTTAGGCTATTATAACGAGTTTTTGGCGCAAGGGAAAATAATTTTTTCAACTCACGGAAATCCAGGATCGGCTAGATTTATTCAAGAAAAATTTTTTGCTACCTCTAATTGTGGAATTTTGACTTCAAAAAAGTATCCTGAAAGTACATTTTTTGCAATTCAGTTCGAAAAAAATTCCAAAAAATTCATTTCTAAAAGTACAATCCCGCATTTAATTAGCTCAAATGTACTCAAAATTGAGATAAAATTCACTCCAGATATTACCGAGCAGCAAAAAATTTCGCAACTTTTTGAGACTTTTGAAAACCTACTAAACAAACTTGAAAAAAAAATTCATCTTTTGAAAGATCTTAAAAATAGTCTAACTAAAAAAATGTTTACTGATTTAAGCTCAAATTTTCCTTCAATTAGATTTAAGGGGCTGAGTCAACCCTGAAAAACTGAGCAAATTAGTGATCTTTTTCAAACTTATAAAAACAAAAATTCAAATAATTTAAAGCTTATAAGTTACTCAGTTTCAAATAAACTTGGATTTGTAAGTCAAAAAGAACTTTTTAAAAAAGGTGGAAAAGCTGTTTTTGCAAACAAAGACAACTCACAAATAATTACAAAAAATTCTTTTGCATTTAATCCATCAAGAATTCAAGTTGGTTCGCTAGCGTTATATAAAAATTCTATACCTGGTTTAATCAGCCCGATGTATGAAGTTTTTAGGCTCAAAAAAGACTATAATTCTGATTATTTTTTGATCTGATTTAAGACTGAGATTTTTAAAAAATTAATGCTAAAAAGTACAAACAAATCTGTTAGACATATTTTTCGGCTTAATGAAATTGAAAATTATTTTATAAAAGTTGCTGATACTTTTGAGCAAGAGAAAATTTGGAAACTTTTTGAAACTTTTGACTCACTAATTGCCGCTTATGAACAAAAAGCCCAATATTTTAAAAATTTAAAAACAAGTTTTATCACTAAAATGTTTGTTTATTAA